The following coding sequences lie in one Psychrilyobacter atlanticus DSM 19335 genomic window:
- a CDS encoding YjjG family noncanonical pyrimidine nucleotidase, with amino-acid sequence MIIIKYEIIIFDADETLFDFKKSEKKAFESTIIDFGIEYEENYHFKVYKEINTAIWKELENGLITQKKLKTERFRRLSKKLNIQFNEVEFAKLFMKHLSQASFLYEESEELVKNLTKNYRLTIITNGLSAVQDNRIKKSVIAEYFEDIVVSEEIGISKPNPQIFQHALNNINYTDKNKVLIVGDSLTSDIQGGINFGIDTCWFNPTMNSNEVGVEPTYVISDLMELKDILKK; translated from the coding sequence GTGATTATAATAAAATATGAAATTATAATATTTGACGCAGATGAAACTTTATTTGATTTTAAAAAATCTGAAAAGAAAGCTTTTGAAAGTACTATCATTGATTTTGGTATTGAATACGAGGAAAATTACCATTTTAAAGTCTATAAAGAAATAAATACAGCCATCTGGAAAGAGCTTGAGAATGGACTTATCACTCAGAAAAAATTAAAAACAGAAAGATTCAGACGATTATCAAAAAAATTAAATATTCAATTTAATGAAGTTGAATTTGCAAAATTATTTATGAAACACCTATCACAGGCATCTTTTTTATATGAAGAAAGTGAGGAGCTTGTTAAAAACTTAACTAAAAACTATAGACTTACAATCATTACAAATGGTCTTAGTGCAGTTCAAGATAATAGAATAAAAAAATCTGTTATTGCCGAATACTTTGAGGATATAGTAGTTTCTGAAGAGATAGGTATATCTAAACCAAATCCACAAATATTCCAACATGCTTTAAATAATATTAATTATACCGATAAAAACAAGGTATTAATCGTTGGAGACAGCCTGACATCTGACATCCAAGGTGGAATAAATTTTGGCATAGATACATGCTGGTTTAATCCAACAATGAACTCAAATGAAGTAGGAGTAGAACCAACCTATGTTATCTCTGATTTAATGGAACTAAAAGATATATTAAAAAAATAA
- a CDS encoding complex I 24 kDa subunit family protein — protein MTADIQDVNKILKRYEYKDTSLIPILQEVQKLNEEKYISEEMAKYVATEMKISKTRIYEVITFFSALNDKPKGKYFIQLCNSTVCEITDKETIENALVDQLGIQVGETSQDKMFTLEYTPCFGACDVSPAMRVNKVVYGNLTESKIKSIVSKLRGDIHE, from the coding sequence GTGACAGCAGATATTCAAGACGTAAACAAAATATTAAAAAGATATGAGTATAAAGACACTTCTTTAATACCTATATTACAGGAAGTACAAAAACTTAATGAGGAAAAGTATATTTCTGAAGAGATGGCAAAATATGTAGCAACTGAAATGAAAATTTCTAAAACTAGAATCTATGAAGTAATAACATTCTTTTCTGCATTAAATGATAAACCTAAGGGTAAGTATTTCATACAACTTTGCAACAGTACAGTATGCGAGATAACAGATAAGGAAACCATTGAAAATGCTTTGGTAGATCAACTTGGGATTCAAGTAGGAGAGACATCTCAAGATAAGATGTTTACACTAGAATATACGCCTTGTTTTGGTGCCTGTGATGTTTCGCCAGCTATGAGAGTCAATAAAGTTGTCTATGGAAACTTAACAGAAAGTAAGATAAAAAGTATAGTTAGCAAATTAAGAGGTGATATCCATGAATAG
- a CDS encoding AAA family ATPase, protein MKNKIKKFLNELNKGLIEREEVIKTCLLTLMTGENMVIIGPPGTAKSEVARRISDIFSENEYFEYLLTKFTTPEEIFGPISLKELENDIFKRNTTGYLPTSKIGFLDEIFKANSSILNSLLTIINEGIYHNGSIREKASTKSIIGASNELPTKDSELYALYDRFLTKVQIDYVKDPSLLFLNNSVYEGIDKKLKFSTMEFEEIKNKSKDIVFSPEILSKILKIKNKIELLPTDSLFPENISDRKLMKLGKLLKTAAYTSGKDRVEVIDLLLLKHTLWNNFENFSSIVDILEGEILGIDSERIHLSNKIYKRWEEIFDEKFKIQEKNSNNEPLYYDIDKNKVTATSGEIHLQDSKGDFLFFKGHREYITASFSQSEWNLGFIETGYKLKDEKKIWYYESSSTKVTSSSERILKGWNQLSVNGDLPPVIIDDFEEFLEKKDTIRIDNLVDFKNIKSNLEAELISLQNYLQNLSETKLALLEAEENLWISYPEKTELLKKLDKFIKLTQNLEEKYTILFNKLTVLLGDNL, encoded by the coding sequence ATGAAAAATAAAATAAAAAAATTTTTAAATGAATTAAATAAAGGGTTAATCGAAAGGGAAGAGGTTATCAAAACCTGCCTGTTAACTCTCATGACAGGAGAGAATATGGTCATTATAGGTCCTCCTGGAACCGCTAAATCAGAAGTTGCCAGAAGAATTTCAGATATATTCTCAGAAAATGAATATTTTGAATATTTATTGACTAAATTTACTACTCCTGAGGAAATATTTGGTCCTATCTCTTTGAAGGAATTAGAAAATGATATATTCAAGAGAAATACCACAGGATATCTTCCTACATCTAAAATAGGATTTTTGGACGAAATCTTTAAAGCTAATTCTTCCATCTTAAATTCCCTTCTGACGATTATCAATGAAGGGATCTACCATAATGGCTCTATTAGAGAAAAAGCAAGCACAAAAAGCATTATAGGAGCTTCTAACGAGCTTCCTACCAAAGACTCGGAACTATATGCACTCTACGATCGTTTTTTAACTAAGGTGCAGATAGATTATGTTAAAGATCCCAGCTTACTTTTCCTAAATAACTCTGTCTATGAAGGGATAGATAAAAAATTAAAGTTTTCGACTATGGAATTTGAGGAAATCAAAAACAAAAGTAAGGATATAGTTTTTTCTCCTGAGATCCTATCTAAAATTTTAAAAATTAAAAATAAGATCGAGCTCCTCCCGACAGATTCTCTCTTTCCAGAAAATATTTCGGATAGAAAATTAATGAAATTAGGTAAATTATTAAAAACAGCAGCCTATACTTCGGGGAAAGATCGGGTAGAAGTTATCGATCTTCTCCTTTTAAAACATACTCTTTGGAATAATTTTGAAAATTTTTCTTCTATAGTCGATATCTTAGAGGGAGAAATACTGGGTATCGACTCTGAAAGAATTCACCTTTCCAATAAAATCTATAAGAGATGGGAGGAGATCTTTGATGAAAAATTTAAAATCCAAGAAAAAAATAGTAATAACGAACCCCTCTATTATGACATAGATAAAAATAAAGTCACTGCCACCAGTGGAGAGATCCATCTGCAGGATTCCAAAGGTGATTTCTTATTCTTTAAGGGACACAGGGAATATATCACTGCTTCATTCTCCCAGAGTGAATGGAATTTAGGTTTTATAGAGACCGGGTATAAGTTAAAAGATGAGAAAAAGATCTGGTACTATGAATCTTCATCAACTAAGGTTACTTCTTCTTCTGAAAGAATTTTAAAAGGGTGGAATCAGCTTTCTGTTAATGGGGACCTTCCACCTGTTATTATCGATGATTTTGAGGAATTTTTAGAAAAAAAAGATACAATAAGGATTGATAACTTAGTTGATTTTAAAAATATAAAATCTAATTTAGAAGCAGAATTAATTTCTCTTCAAAATTACCTGCAAAACCTAAGCGAAACAAAATTGGCACTCCTTGAAGCAGAAGAAAATCTTTGGATCAGCTATCCTGAAAAAACTGAACTATTAAAAAAACTAGATAAATTTATAAAACTCACTCAAAATTTAGAAGAAAAATATACTATCCTCTTTAATAAGCTCACTGTTCTACTAGGGGATAATCTATGA
- a CDS encoding HAD-IA family hydrolase produces the protein MKKTMFVFDFDGTIADSLHMGIDLYNNHIAKKLRCKKIEKDEIEDLKGKHIYKLLKDHDITLIKFPILLYRLKKLMSQKMEEIPLIDGMKEALISLNKMGYKIGVLTSNNKKNVDAFLNHYELRNLFEFIYSEKNVFGKDKAINKMMKIEKLERIIYVGDETRDIEACKKVEVPIISVGWGFNTSANLKKHDPDYFIEDPKELLEIAETLV, from the coding sequence ATGAAAAAAACTATGTTTGTATTCGACTTTGACGGAACCATAGCAGATTCTTTACATATGGGAATAGATCTATACAACAACCATATAGCTAAAAAACTTAGATGCAAGAAAATTGAAAAAGATGAAATAGAAGATTTAAAGGGGAAACATATCTATAAATTATTAAAAGATCATGATATCACTCTTATTAAATTTCCGATTCTTCTATATAGGTTAAAAAAATTAATGTCCCAGAAAATGGAGGAGATCCCTCTTATAGATGGGATGAAGGAAGCCTTGATATCACTCAATAAAATGGGATATAAGATAGGAGTGTTAACTTCTAACAACAAAAAAAACGTAGATGCTTTTTTGAACCACTATGAGTTAAGGAATTTATTTGAATTTATCTATTCTGAAAAAAATGTATTTGGGAAGGATAAAGCCATAAATAAGATGATGAAGATAGAAAAATTAGAAAGAATCATATATGTAGGAGATGAAACGCGGGATATAGAGGCATGTAAAAAAGTAGAAGTACCTATTATCTCTGTAGGATGGGGATTTAATACGTCTGCGAATTTAAAAAAGCATGACCCAGATTACTTTATAGAAGATCCAAAGGAACTCCTTGAGATAGCTGAAACTTTGGTATAA
- a CDS encoding DUF3343 domain-containing protein, which yields MKKTEEFNLISFESTHMAIKSEKLLKEVDLDIRIIPVPREITSSCGLSLRINPTDYKRSREILDENKIEFSGCYIVKKIGLKKEILDITN from the coding sequence ATGAAAAAAACAGAAGAATTTAATCTTATCTCCTTTGAGTCTACTCATATGGCGATAAAGAGTGAAAAATTATTAAAAGAAGTAGATTTAGATATAAGAATAATTCCTGTACCTAGGGAGATAACATCCAGTTGTGGTCTATCGCTACGTATAAATCCTACGGATTACAAGAGATCTAGAGAAATTTTGGATGAAAATAAGATAGAATTTTCAGGATGTTATATAGTAAAAAAAATAGGATTGAAAAAAGAAATTCTTGACATCACCAATTAA
- the yedF gene encoding sulfurtransferase-like selenium metabolism protein YedF, with amino-acid sequence MIKIDAMGLACPLPVIQTKKALRNIEENGSVETMIDNESSMENLLKMAKEMGLESSHEKVEDHKYRVVITKGEGGVVTISNDAASNEKMVIAVSTDKMGEGIDELGDVLMKGFIYTLTEMDHIPTTVLFYNGGAKLTVEDAPTLEDLKTLEGMGVEILTCGTCLNYYDLGDKLAVGEVTNMYTIMERLQGADKLIRP; translated from the coding sequence TTGATAAAAATAGATGCTATGGGACTGGCTTGTCCGTTACCTGTAATTCAAACTAAAAAAGCGTTAAGAAATATAGAGGAAAATGGTAGTGTAGAAACTATGATCGACAATGAATCTTCAATGGAAAATTTATTGAAAATGGCTAAAGAGATGGGCTTGGAATCTAGCCATGAAAAAGTAGAGGATCACAAGTATAGGGTAGTAATCACTAAGGGCGAAGGTGGAGTTGTTACGATATCAAATGATGCGGCATCAAATGAAAAGATGGTTATAGCTGTCTCTACAGATAAGATGGGAGAAGGAATCGATGAACTAGGAGATGTGTTGATGAAGGGATTTATCTATACATTGACTGAGATGGATCATATACCGACTACAGTTTTATTCTATAATGGAGGAGCTAAATTGACAGTTGAGGATGCTCCTACACTGGAAGATTTAAAGACTTTAGAGGGAATGGGAGTAGAGATACTAACTTGTGGAACATGTCTTAACTACTATGATTTAGGAGATAAATTAGCAGTAGGAGAGGTAACTAATATGTACACTATTATGGAAAGACTGCAGGGTGCAGATAAACTAATAAGACCGTAG
- a CDS encoding complex I 51 kDa subunit family protein — protein MNRIQKVITENFNTYKVDQIEKYIENGGFQGLKNALEKGKDFIIDELNISGLRGRGGAAYPTGKKWNGGRKNHADVKYVLCNADEGEPATFKDRELLVRDPYKVIEGLAISGYTFGAKEGFIYIREEYEFLHDKIRKAIKLAEENGYLGKNILGTGFDFSIKVFSGAGAYVCGEGSALIESMEGKAGRPRMKPPRIGVVGYMGKPTQSNNVETLAIVATVLKMGASNYAKYGTEKSIGTKMISLCGNVKKPGTYEIPFGMSLKEIIYDIGGGIVGDKDIKFLQLGGVSGPLMPKQYLDTRYTYEDLEAKGFGIGSGAILVADETKSVIKFLESVSYFFFHESCGKCTPCREGKRQMKKLIDKMSKGTATTKDLKNIEKISRIMTDASFCGLGQTAATAMLTAIKYFSPELCSSIDEMKAL, from the coding sequence ATGAATAGAATTCAGAAAGTAATTACTGAAAATTTTAATACATATAAAGTGGATCAAATTGAGAAGTACATTGAAAATGGAGGATTCCAAGGATTAAAAAATGCCCTAGAAAAAGGAAAAGATTTCATAATCGACGAACTTAATATTTCCGGACTTAGAGGTCGTGGAGGAGCAGCATATCCTACAGGTAAAAAATGGAATGGCGGAAGAAAAAATCACGCTGATGTAAAATATGTGCTTTGTAATGCAGACGAGGGAGAACCGGCAACTTTTAAAGATAGAGAGTTATTGGTTAGAGACCCGTATAAGGTAATCGAAGGACTGGCTATCTCTGGATATACATTTGGAGCTAAGGAAGGATTTATCTATATAAGGGAAGAATATGAATTCTTACACGACAAGATAAGAAAAGCTATAAAATTAGCAGAAGAAAATGGATATCTGGGAAAAAATATCTTAGGTACAGGATTTGATTTTTCTATAAAAGTATTTTCAGGTGCCGGCGCATATGTATGTGGTGAAGGGTCAGCACTAATAGAATCTATGGAGGGTAAAGCTGGTAGACCAAGAATGAAACCACCAAGAATAGGTGTTGTAGGATATATGGGGAAACCAACTCAATCTAATAATGTAGAGACATTAGCAATAGTTGCTACCGTTTTAAAGATGGGAGCTTCTAATTATGCAAAATATGGGACAGAAAAAAGTATAGGAACTAAGATGATCAGTCTTTGTGGAAATGTAAAGAAACCCGGAACATATGAGATCCCTTTTGGAATGAGTCTGAAAGAGATAATATACGATATCGGTGGAGGAATTGTAGGAGATAAAGACATTAAATTCTTACAGCTAGGGGGAGTATCAGGACCGTTAATGCCTAAACAATACCTCGATACAAGATATACCTATGAAGATCTAGAAGCTAAAGGATTTGGAATTGGATCAGGAGCTATTTTAGTAGCTGATGAGACTAAAAGTGTTATCAAATTTTTAGAATCAGTTAGTTATTTCTTCTTCCATGAATCTTGTGGAAAATGTACTCCATGCAGAGAGGGAAAAAGACAGATGAAAAAATTAATAGATAAAATGTCTAAAGGAACTGCAACAACTAAAGATCTAAAAAATATAGAAAAAATATCCAGAATAATGACAGATGCATCTTTCTGTGGATTAGGACAAACTGCAGCTACTGCAATGTTGACAGCTATAAAATATTTTTCACCAGAACTTTGTAGTTCTATAGATGAAATGAAGGCATTATAA
- a CDS encoding NADH-dependent [FeFe] hydrogenase, group A6: protein MVNLIIDNKEVQVPKGTTIIEAAKKIHIKIPSLCHHPDQTVKGNCRICLVENDWGKLVAACSTKVSEGMKIKTNTKFVRDTQKGVLELILANHNQDCLKCDRNGNCELQDLCERFNISNNSLDENIVEAHEIDDFNCSIVRDYSKCIKCGRCADVCREVQNVDVLAATNRGAEYEFIPRFDRKLHETECVFCGQCIKVCPVGAIYEKSSIDQVLTAIDDEALHVIVQIAPAVRVSVGELFNLEPGSITEGQIVSSLKRIGFERVFDTNFSADLTIIEEGYELIDRITNGGKLPMITSCSPGWINYVEGHGEDLLGHLSTCKSPQQMFGAISKTYYAEKLGIHPSKIFTVSIMPCTAKKFEANREEMNSYGFPDVDAVLTTRELGRLIKSQGIDFANVEEEAFDAPFGIASGAGAIFGASGGVMEAALRSVYEILTKQELEKLEFEEVRGMQGIKEATVNINGNDIKVAVVHGLGNAKKVMEEIREGKSDYTFVEIMGCTGGCIGGGGQPIEKTKETKQKRMNALYTIDSNKEHRSSHKNPTIIKLYEEFLGEPNGHKAHVLLHTTYKGRKL, encoded by the coding sequence GTGGTAAACCTTATTATAGATAATAAAGAAGTTCAAGTACCGAAGGGTACAACAATAATAGAAGCAGCAAAGAAGATACATATCAAAATACCTAGCCTGTGTCACCATCCAGACCAAACTGTAAAAGGAAACTGTAGAATATGTTTAGTTGAAAATGACTGGGGTAAATTGGTAGCAGCTTGTTCTACAAAAGTATCAGAGGGAATGAAAATAAAGACAAATACAAAATTTGTAAGAGATACTCAAAAAGGTGTTTTAGAATTAATATTAGCAAATCATAACCAGGACTGTCTGAAATGTGATAGAAATGGTAACTGTGAATTACAGGATCTATGTGAGAGATTTAATATTTCAAACAATAGTTTAGATGAAAATATAGTAGAAGCTCATGAGATAGATGACTTTAACTGTTCTATCGTAAGAGATTATTCTAAATGTATAAAATGTGGAAGATGTGCTGATGTCTGTAGAGAAGTGCAAAATGTAGATGTTTTAGCTGCAACTAACAGAGGAGCAGAATATGAATTCATACCTAGATTTGACAGAAAATTACATGAAACAGAGTGTGTATTCTGTGGTCAGTGTATAAAGGTCTGTCCAGTTGGAGCAATCTATGAAAAGTCCAGTATAGATCAAGTGTTGACTGCTATAGATGATGAAGCATTACATGTAATAGTTCAGATAGCACCTGCAGTAAGAGTAAGTGTAGGAGAGCTATTTAATTTAGAACCTGGAAGTATCACAGAGGGTCAGATAGTATCAAGTCTTAAAAGAATAGGATTTGAAAGAGTATTCGATACCAATTTCTCAGCAGATCTAACTATCATTGAGGAAGGTTATGAATTGATCGACAGAATCACAAATGGCGGAAAACTGCCTATGATTACATCATGTAGTCCTGGTTGGATAAACTATGTAGAAGGACATGGAGAAGACCTGTTAGGACACTTATCTACATGTAAATCTCCTCAACAAATGTTCGGGGCAATCTCTAAGACTTATTATGCAGAAAAATTAGGTATTCACCCATCTAAGATATTTACAGTTTCAATAATGCCATGTACAGCAAAGAAATTTGAGGCTAACAGAGAAGAGATGAATTCATACGGATTTCCAGATGTAGATGCTGTATTAACAACTAGAGAATTAGGTAGACTAATAAAATCTCAGGGAATAGATTTTGCAAATGTTGAAGAAGAAGCATTTGATGCTCCATTTGGAATAGCATCAGGAGCAGGGGCAATATTTGGAGCCAGTGGAGGAGTAATGGAAGCTGCTCTTAGAAGTGTATATGAGATACTTACTAAACAGGAATTAGAAAAATTAGAATTTGAAGAAGTAAGAGGTATGCAGGGAATAAAGGAAGCTACTGTAAATATAAATGGGAACGATATAAAGGTAGCTGTTGTTCATGGATTAGGAAATGCAAAAAAAGTAATGGAAGAGATCAGAGAAGGAAAATCAGATTATACCTTTGTTGAAATAATGGGTTGCACTGGTGGATGTATCGGTGGCGGAGGACAGCCAATAGAAAAAACTAAAGAAACAAAACAAAAAAGAATGAATGCACTATATACTATTGATAGTAATAAAGAACATAGATCTTCCCATAAGAACCCAACAATAATTAAATTATATGAGGAATTCTTAGGAGAGCCTAACGGGCATAAAGCTCACGTTCTCTTACATACAACATACAAGGGAAGAAAATTATAA
- a CDS encoding NCS2 family permease, which yields MKFFQLEKHGTNVKQEVVAGTTTFLTMAYIIFVNPGILGETGMDKGALITVTCLAAFIGTMITALWVNAPLAMAPGMGLNAFFTYTLVFGMGATWNVALGVVFISGIAFLLLTMTGFREKIIDAIPIQLRLAVGAGIGLFIAFIGMQNLGLIIANPATLVGLGPLKPTVILGLIGLVIMGGLEIKQVKGGILIGIVVTTILGMILGYVELPSGIMSTPPSIAPIAFKLDILGALKVTMIGPIFSFMFVDLFDSVGTIVACANEAEMIDEKGKIENVSKILEADAAATVIGSLLGTSTTTTFVESASGIAQGGRTGLTSATTAILFFLAMFFTPVIGVVPAFATAPALIIVGVYMFKNLIDIDLHKIEVAIPAFLTIILMPLTYSISTGITFGFISYAVIEILSGKVKTVKPTMWIIVALSTVELLSK from the coding sequence ATGAAATTTTTTCAATTGGAAAAGCATGGAACAAACGTAAAACAGGAAGTAGTAGCTGGAACAACTACGTTTTTAACGATGGCTTATATTATATTTGTAAATCCTGGAATATTAGGTGAAACTGGGATGGATAAGGGAGCATTGATTACTGTTACTTGTTTGGCGGCCTTTATAGGAACTATGATAACAGCTCTTTGGGTTAACGCACCATTAGCTATGGCACCTGGGATGGGATTGAACGCATTCTTTACTTATACCTTGGTATTTGGAATGGGAGCCACTTGGAATGTAGCTTTAGGAGTAGTATTTATATCAGGAATCGCATTTTTATTACTTACAATGACTGGATTTAGAGAAAAAATAATAGATGCTATACCTATTCAGCTTAGATTAGCTGTAGGAGCAGGAATCGGATTATTTATTGCATTTATTGGAATGCAAAATTTAGGGTTGATTATAGCTAACCCGGCAACATTAGTAGGATTAGGACCTCTAAAACCCACTGTAATCTTAGGATTGATAGGACTTGTAATCATGGGTGGATTAGAGATAAAACAGGTAAAGGGTGGAATCTTAATAGGAATAGTTGTAACTACTATCTTAGGAATGATTTTAGGGTATGTAGAACTACCAAGTGGAATAATGTCTACTCCTCCAAGTATAGCACCAATAGCCTTTAAATTAGATATATTAGGAGCTTTAAAAGTTACTATGATCGGACCAATATTTTCATTTATGTTTGTAGACTTATTTGATTCAGTAGGAACGATTGTAGCTTGTGCCAATGAAGCTGAGATGATAGATGAAAAAGGAAAAATTGAGAATGTAAGTAAAATATTAGAAGCCGATGCAGCAGCTACTGTAATAGGATCATTATTAGGAACAAGTACTACAACTACGTTTGTAGAATCTGCTTCTGGAATTGCTCAAGGTGGAAGAACAGGACTTACATCTGCTACAACAGCAATCCTATTTTTCTTAGCTATGTTCTTTACTCCAGTAATAGGAGTAGTACCGGCATTTGCTACGGCACCGGCACTAATTATTGTAGGAGTATATATGTTTAAAAATCTTATAGATATTGATTTACATAAGATAGAGGTAGCTATACCTGCATTTTTAACAATAATTTTAATGCCGCTAACATATAGTATCAGTACTGGTATTACCTTTGGATTTATCTCATATGCAGTTATAGAGATTTTATCAGGAAAGGTTAAGACTGTAAAACCTACTATGTGGATAATTGTTGCATTATCTACGGTAGAATTATTAAGTAAATAA
- a CDS encoding VWA domain-containing protein produces MNTFTDKIIKDFTFMESIWINYPETKEIREIIAKNIWEFLYYEERSYKKITSTFLEESMEILLPFKEYTQNNSALTSKIVGDFFLNLRENWNGMTSIKEIKDDVEKLTLKNIPIEKFGTDKLQNKLKQLKRKKDLYKHEESSLIKYQNKLSENELDLLKSLLQSLKSSADNKKILSKLDLTLKEIEEHKANWVKLQKTMGNYFSNYYSQLKISRDLFHDPDLIPGLGWDLGKGKLSQRDLNKFLEMSQSIKNKSELTGLIDQLGRSSNHNHITRHHGINKDNPIYLENKNDSPKELLGINHGYDLSRILPSELVNLKNKSLKNIFYSKLLEKKLIQYQLSGENDKDERAGKVNLKHEKGPIIACIDTSSSMEGIPEEISKGVIIKLYNICKKEKRKLYLIIFSSTDELIEVEITKKTNFSVLIKFLQQGFSGGTDYTSPLKKAIHLIEKNNYSLADILMVTDGLSKIDNPFLEYLNKKRDTLNFKIYTLAISHLLEKDSYSDKIVNYKIELTDRRWVEKFNTIHRREKAFNK; encoded by the coding sequence ATGAATACCTTTACCGATAAAATCATAAAAGATTTTACATTTATGGAATCTATTTGGATAAATTATCCAGAAACAAAAGAGATAAGGGAAATAATTGCTAAAAACATTTGGGAGTTTCTATACTACGAGGAGAGATCGTATAAAAAAATAACTTCCACTTTTTTGGAAGAAAGTATGGAGATTCTCCTGCCATTTAAAGAGTATACTCAAAACAACTCCGCTTTGACTTCCAAAATTGTAGGAGATTTTTTCTTGAATTTAAGAGAAAACTGGAATGGTATGACCTCTATAAAAGAGATAAAGGACGATGTTGAAAAACTCACTCTGAAAAATATTCCAATAGAAAAATTTGGAACAGACAAGCTCCAAAATAAACTCAAACAATTAAAAAGAAAGAAAGACCTCTATAAACATGAGGAGAGCAGTCTAATAAAATATCAAAATAAACTCAGCGAAAATGAACTTGATCTATTAAAAAGCCTTCTTCAATCTTTAAAAAGTTCTGCCGATAACAAAAAAATCCTTTCCAAACTAGACCTTACCTTAAAAGAGATAGAGGAACATAAGGCAAACTGGGTAAAACTTCAAAAAACAATGGGAAATTATTTTTCTAATTATTATAGTCAGCTAAAAATTTCAAGGGATCTTTTCCATGATCCCGACCTGATCCCTGGACTAGGGTGGGATTTAGGAAAAGGAAAGCTGTCTCAAAGAGATCTAAATAAATTTCTTGAAATGAGTCAATCTATAAAAAATAAATCAGAACTGACTGGTTTAATCGATCAATTGGGAAGAAGTTCAAATCATAATCACATAACCAGACATCACGGGATAAATAAAGATAATCCCATATATCTTGAAAATAAAAACGACTCTCCTAAAGAGTTGCTAGGTATCAATCATGGATATGATCTTTCAAGAATTTTACCTTCCGAATTAGTTAATTTGAAAAATAAAAGCCTAAAAAATATCTTTTATTCTAAATTATTGGAAAAGAAATTAATTCAATATCAGCTTTCTGGAGAAAATGATAAGGATGAAAGGGCAGGAAAAGTAAATCTAAAGCATGAGAAGGGTCCTATTATAGCCTGTATCGACACTTCCAGCAGTATGGAGGGTATCCCAGAGGAAATCAGTAAAGGCGTCATCATCAAGCTATATAACATATGTAAAAAAGAAAAAAGAAAACTCTACCTTATAATATTTAGCAGTACCGATGAGTTAATCGAGGTAGAGATTACTAAAAAAACTAATTTTTCTGTTTTAATAAAATTTTTACAACAAGGATTTTCAGGTGGAACAGACTACACTTCTCCATTAAAAAAAGCTATACACCTAATTGAAAAAAACAATTATTCCTTAGCCGATATTTTAATGGTTACAGACGGTCTCTCTAAAATAGACAATCCTTTTTTAGAATATTTAAATAAAAAAAGAGATACTTTAAATTTTAAAATCTATACACTGGCTATCAGCCATCTTCTAGAAAAAGATTCTTATAGTGATAAAATAGTTAATTATAAGATAGAATTAACCGATCGCAGGTGGGTAGAAAAATTCAATACCATCCACCGAAGAGAAAAGGCATTCAATAAATAA